The DNA sequence agtgttgttgtggtttgtAGTTGTGTGAGGATTGTtgtaacagtgttgttgtggtttccaGTTGTGTGAGGATGGTtgtaacagtgttgttgtggtttccagttgtgtgtggatggtttataacagtgttgttgtggtttctGGTTGTTTGAGGATGGTTTATAACAGTGTTGTTGTAGTTTCCAGTTGTGTGAGGATTGTtgtaacagtgttgttgtggtttccaGTTGTGTGAGGATGGTTTataacagtgttgttgtggtttccaGTTGTGTGAGGATTGTTGTAACattgttgttgtggtttccagttgtgtgtggatggtttataacagtgttgttgtggtttccaGTTGTGTGAGGATAGTTGTAACattgttgttgtggtttccagttgtgtgtggatggtttataacagtgttgttgtggtttccaGTTGTGTGAGGATGGTTTataacagtgttgttgtggtttccaGTTGTGTGAGGATGGTTTataacagtgttgttgtggtttccaGTTGTGTGAGGATTGTTGTAACattgttgttgtggtttccagttgtgtgtggatggtttataacagtgttgttgtggtttccaGTTGTGTGAGGATAGTTGTAACattgttgttgtggtttccagttgtgtgtggatggtttataacagtgttgttgtggtttccaGTTGTGTGAGGATGGTTTataacagtgttgttgtggtttccaGTTGTGTGAGGATGGTtgtaacagtgttgttgtggtttccagttgtgtgtggatggtttataacagtgttgttgtggtttccaGTTGTGTGAGGATGGTtgtaacagtgttgttgtggtttccaGTTGTATGAGGATTGTTGTAACAGTTTTGTTGTGGTTTCCAGTTGTGTGTGGATGGTTTataacagtgttgttgtggtttccaGTTGTGTGAGGATGGTtgtaacagtgttgttgtggtttccaGTTGTGTGAGGATTGTTGTAACattgttgttgtggtttccagttgtgtgtggatggtttataacagtgttgttgtggtttccaGTTGTGTGAGGATTGTtgtaacagtgttgttgtggtttcctGTTGTATGAGGATTGTtgtaacagtgttgttgtggtttccagttgtgtgtggatggttgtaacagtgttgttgtggtttccaGTTGTGTGAGGATTGTtgtaacagtgttgttgtggtttccaGTTGTGTGAGGATTGTtgtaacagtgttgttgtggtttccaGTTGTGTGAGGATGGTtgtaacagtgttgttgtggtttccagttgtgtgtggatggtttataacagtgttgttgtggtttccGGTTGTTTGAGGATGGTtgtaacagtgttgttgtggtttccaGTTGTGTGAGGATTGTtgtaacagtgttgttgtggtttccaGTTGTGTGAGGATTGTtgtaacagtgttgttgtggtttccGGTTGTTTGAGGATGATtgtaacagtgttgttgtggtttccaGTTGTGTGAGGATGGTTTataacagtgttgttgtggtttccagttgtgtgtggatggtttataacagtgttgttgtggtttccGGTTGTTTGAGGATGGTTGTAACAGTGTTGTAGTGGTTTCCAGTTGTGTGAGGATTGTtgtaacagtgttgttgtggtttccaGTTGTGTGAGGATTGTTGTAACattgttgttgtggtttccGGTTGTTTGAGGATGGTTGTAACAGTGTTGTAGTGGTTTCCAGTTGTGTGAGGATTGTtgtaacagtgttgttgtggtttccaGTTGTGTGAGGATTGTtgtaacagtgttgttgtggtttccaGTTGTGTGAGGATTGTtgtaacagtgttgttgtggtttccGGTTGTTTGAGGATGATtgtaacagtgttgttgtggtttccaGTTGTGTGAGGATGGTTTataacagtgttgttgtggtttccagttgtgtgtggatggtttataacagtgttgttgtggtttccGGTTGTTTGAGGATGGTTGTAACAGTGTTGTAGTGGTTTCCAGTTGTGTGAGGATTGTtgtaacagtgttgttgtggtttccaGTTGTGTGAGGATTGTTttaacagtgttgttgtggtttccGGTTGTTTGAGGATTGTtgtaacagtgttgttgtggtttccGGTTGTTTGAGGATGGTtgtaacagtgttgttgtggtttccGGTTGTTTGAGGATGGTtgtaacagtgttgttgtggtttccaGTTGTGTGAGGATGGTtgtaacagtgttgttgtggtttccaGTTGTGTGAGGATGGATGTAACggtgttgttgtggtttcctTAGAGGGAGCTGTTTGACATGGAGCCCTGGGAGCGTCCTCGGGAGGAGTTCAAACTTCAAAGGAAGCTGGGGGAGGgtcactttggagaggtgtgggAGGCCATATGGATCAAAGAGAACAAAAGAGTGGCCATCAAGACGCTCAAACAAGGTAGGCAACTGCACATAAAAActcatttttaacagttttttacaaGCTTGAAACAATGTTGCTAATTATGAAAACAGCATTGTCAAGACAGAACAGAAAGGCGCACaaataaagacagaatattATTTAGTGAAACAATGcacttgttttcaaaatgtagcTGCCTTCTAAAAATTAGGAACTATAGaaactattgtttttttaaatgtggaaaGGTTACTACAACAGACATTCACACCTAATATGAATATAGAAGACTCAAACAGAACACAAAGACGGGTCTGCTTATAGGTTTTTGTAGACTTTCCATGAGCAAGCAAATACACAATCCCTCATAGAAATAAGGAAAGGTAAATACAAATAGTGAATCACAACAGACAACCACACCAAATTAAAGTCATGTAATGGAAGGTCCCCCTCTTGTAGATGATGACTTAGGAGCAACCCACTTAAGTACTCTGAGTCTCTGCAGGTCTACTGCTCTAAAGAATTTAACAGTTGCCCAGATTTGTCCCTATATTTTAACTCAATGAATAATTATTAAAGCTTTCATAATTGTGTGCAGTAATATTAACAGACAGCTGGAAACAGAGAATACATTTCCAAGCTCTTCTGATGCAACAATGTGCTGATGTTCTGTAAACAAAGCGCTTCACATAAGATTTTGGGTTCATAGATGAGGGACTAAATTTTCAAAGACATACTGCACATGGTGACACGCTGCAAAACCAAATGTTATGCAAGGCAGTAATGAATGCATGCAACAAATTATATCTtctcttttctgtttctctgtcaacacaatttatttatttttgttatacaAATCCAAACTGCATAGTTGACATACATACCCATAGaacaaattaaagaaatgcaTATCCAGAAATGTACTAATAGTCAGTGTTCATaatctatttaaaaaacaaaatggaaaatgactGGTGGTTTTCATTTAGTCAAATACTTGCAGTATCATTACACACATTGAGCAAGCAGTCCACCGTATGTTTCCTTCCATAACCGCTACTGTGCTATTCAACAACGTCCAACCTTTCTGATGAAACTATACagattttatctttgtttaatcTGTGAATCTAGTACTTTTCATATGGAATTTGGGGAAGAATGACTCTCTGCTTAAATTGTTTTGGGGGCAGGTGATTGTTAGTGTTCATCCTACTTCCTATTGGCCATGAGCCACAGTATTTACATATTCTGACCACTTCCTATTGGCCAGCAATGTTTTGTGATGGCATCCACTTTCAATGCCAAGGAATaataatacagttttttttgtttgtgattgttctttttttttttgtttagtatTTTGTATATTGTTTAGTATATTTGGTATGCAGTCTACAGTGTTTAATGGCATTCCATTTTCTGTTCACCTTCAACCTCACTCTGCCAGTTGTCTATATATTCATTCTAATCACCCCGGTGTATGTGGCCCTGTTTGGTCCTAAAGAGGACACTAAGCAGGATGAGTTTGTGAAAGAGGTCCAGGCCCTGAAGAATCTCCACCACCCCAAGCTGATCCAGCTGTTGGCCCTGTGTTCCAGAGGTGAACCAGTCTACATCGTTACTGAACTCATGACCAAGGGCAGCCTCAAGTCCTACCTGAGCAGTGAGTCACACACAAACTGGGCTAATTAAATAAGTAACAGCAATATTATATCGGGCCTCTGGGCTTGCATATTTGATTACTCCTTCGGTGCCCCAACAAAACACTAGATAGACCTATCTTAGtctgcataatcatttccatagcgtttgaatttacactggTGTTTTTATGGCATACCATGCAGATTGTGGGTGTCAGTCGAGGGGGAACTGAGAAATATGCCTGTCTACTGCATAGAAACATGATATACAATATGCCTGTCTACTGCACAGAAACATGATACACAATACGCCTGTCTACTGCACAGAAACATGATACACAATACGCCTGTCTACTGCACAGAAAATTAAGgttaacaaaataatctagtgtCTCGGGTCTTCTTTAGTTGATCTTGTCAAATCTgttgtaatgtaaataagccccATAGATCAAAATCTGAAACCATTAAGAGTAAAGCATGGAGGGGTTCTAACCTGTCTGGTTCCTGTGCTGTTCCAGCGCCAGAAGGTCAGGTGCTGACCTCTGCCCATCTCATCTACATGGGGAGCCAAGTGGCCGAGGGCATGGCCTACCTGGAGGACAGACAAATTGTGCACAGAGATCTGGCGGCCAGAAACATCTTGGTGGGAGACGACCTGGTCTGTAAAGTGGCTGACTTTGGCCTGGCACGAATCATAAGGGTAAGGATGGAATGGGTGGACCTGCTGTACATGTGAGATGTATGGAGAACAGATGACAGAGTCAAGAGAACAACACTGTGCATGTGAGATGTATGGAGAACAGATGACAGAGCCAAGAGAACAATACTGTGCATGTGAGATGTATGGAGAACAGATGACAGAGCCAAGAGAACAATACTGTGCATGTGAGATGTATGGAGAACAGATGACAGAGCCAAGAGAACAACGCTGTACATGTGAGATGTATGGAGCACAGATGACAGAGCCAAAAGAGAACAACGCTGTACAAATACACTCTGTAGTTTGGCTATGTCCCTAGaaagaataaaaatatgttcacTCTCAGGTGAAGCAgggaaagtaatttttttaaaactttgtCCTTGGGTCAGCGAGTGTAATCATGGGAACAATGAAGATATTGtacataaacagaaatgtttgattatttcctgtgtgtgtgtgtgtgtgtgtgtgtgtgtgtgtgtgtgtgtaggacagtGTGTACACAGCCAGCAGAACCACTAAGATCCCAGTGAGATGGACGGCCCCTGAGGCTGCCCTCTACCAACGCTTCTCTGTCAAATCAGACGTCTGGTCCTTTGGTGTGCTGCTCTATGAGATGATGTCAAGAGGAAAGATGCCAtatgatggtgtgtgtgtgtgtgtgccatgtGTATTTTCAATCCAGTAAAATATTGTCTGGAGTCTTGAGTAAAACAAAAGTCTAGCCTCATGACACTTCCTCTATTttacctctgtctttctctcttcttcacTCAATgtatctttctccctctctctctctctctctctctctctctctttctctcgctctctctctcacacacagggAAGAGCAATAAGGAGGTGCTGGAGCTCCTGTCAACGGGCTTCCGGTTGTCTTGTCCCAGTAGATGTCCGCCCAACATCCATCACATCATGCTGGAGTGCTGGAACCACGAGGCCTCCCAGCGTCCCTCCTTCCACGCCTTGCACACCCAGCTGGATGGCATCTACGCCCGGATCTACTTCAAAACTGTCGAGGTCTAGATCTGAacggagagaggaggaggcggGCTCACTGCACTGACGGGTGGACTGCAAGACCGTGTCTGACCTGCTTATCTTTTCCAAACATCCTTTACTCTATTTTATCAGTTGACATTATAGTCAATTACCAGACCCAGTTGTATACCATGGCGATTGACAGTTAGCGCATTAGTTCTCTTGGTTGACATTGCTGTTGCTTTTAATGGAGGTTAAGTGCAATATAAAGGCCTTCctgagggaaagggagggagggagagaagggctATAAATATGGGGCCAGTCAGTTTTGCAGCGCAGCCAGGCCTGCTGCGTCTGCTACAGTTTGCCCCCACAGCACACCGGCCACCAGCCAAacagacagtcacacagagAGTGCCTATTTGTTTACACACTACAGAGACTTAGCTCACACAGTCCACAGTGAAGAAAGACATTGGCCATTGAGAGTGAAGAGTGAGCCATGGACGACAGCTATTGGAATATACTATTCGAACAAcggaatacatttttatttaactgaTGCCGTTTGGGAGATGTCAACGCATGATACATGTGAGATgtacaaaaaacacatcagGAAATATGAGCTGTATGACAGTGCTCTTTTATCATTTCTTGATTGAGTTTCTCCCGTTTTTTGAGAATATGTGTCCTCTTACTATGCCATTGGGTATTTAtcagaaattatgaaaataaagtatttttagaTAACTTTCCTGTTGCAGTATAAGCAtgccagtgtgtctgtggtCCTGGTTTTGTACAATGGCAGTTTCATATAACTAGGCACTCCTATCTGTTTGTTAGTGTGAAATTGCTCATGCTCAAAGATAACATGATGCCTTGGGATTCCACTTTGCCCGTGAAGACAGCACCATTGACCAGGGTCACCAGACAGTCTAATTTAGCCTTGCTCCTTGATGCTGTTCAATTCCTCACCTTTGGCCCTTGTGCAAATATCAGAAGGATGCGTGAAGGTGCCAATAGAGGGCAGAGGGTGGACTGGAGTGAGGAGGGCTCAATTTGGGATTTACCAGTCGTAAAATTTGGCCTTTGTTAGCCAATAATAAAGTTGTGAAAATCTCCTGATAAAATAGTAATTGGCTTAATCTTCTTAATTTAACAACTAGTGATGTCCCACAACAATTTGTCTTG is a window from the Esox lucius isolate fEsoLuc1 chromosome 12, fEsoLuc1.pri, whole genome shotgun sequence genome containing:
- the zgc:194282 gene encoding tyrosine-protein kinase Srms; this translates as MEGCCRSCMPCCSGLWNWIWPEFRYPNVTRPAEIPTISGDIRAPSPKKKQTQLYAALFDFEARSEDELTIKEGDKLSVIEKRGNYVLAKKLTGSMESGLVPATYVAILQDEFANHKWYYGNINRVKAEKLLLAHQNKDGSFLVRISESHSDEYTVSARDDGKIFHFRIQRSLIGAYFVSDKISFGTLGELIQYYQKNPRTLGVTLDEPCAQPRELFDMEPWERPREEFKLQRKLGEGHFGEVWEAIWIKENKRVAIKTLKQEDTKQDEFVKEVQALKNLHHPKLIQLLALCSRGEPVYIVTELMTKGSLKSYLSTPEGQVLTSAHLIYMGSQVAEGMAYLEDRQIVHRDLAARNILVGDDLVCKVADFGLARIIRDSVYTASRTTKIPVRWTAPEAALYQRFSVKSDVWSFGVLLYEMMSRGKMPYDGKSNKEVLELLSTGFRLSCPSRCPPNIHHIMLECWNHEASQRPSFHALHTQLDGIYARIYFKTVEV